A stretch of DNA from Paenibacillus sp. FSL W8-0186:
TGGAACGAGGCCGAGCGCTCCTGGGACTGCCCATGCCACGGATCAAGGTTCAACTACGAAGGAAAAGTACTGGAAGGGCCGGCCACGGAAAGCTTGCCGCTGCTCAGTCAGGAGCCTTGACGGCGGTGATGGCATACCGAAGAATAAAACCTGGATTGCACGAAGGCACCGGCTGGTGCCTTTCTTGCATTTACTATATTGCATTATTCAGTACTGGATGATATCATGTAGAAAACTGCTGATAAATACTGCTAAATATATGAAAAAAGAGGCGATGCCACTTGGATATCAGTATCCAATTCAAAAAAGGCGCCTTGGAAATTTGCGTCCTCGTACTCATCCACGAAAAGGATCGCTATGGATATGAGCTGGCCCAATCTGTCTCGGAGCACATCGAAGTGGCGGAAGGCGCCCTATATCCTCTGCTGCGCAGGCTCGTGAACGAAGGCCATTGCACGACGTATTTACAGGAATCGAGCGAAGGGCCTCCCCGTAAATATTACAAACTGACCCCTCAAGGGGAAATACACATGAAGAAGCTGGTGATTGAATGGAAACGATTCGTCAGCAACGTATCCAATTTAATCGAGAGAGGGAACGATTTATGACAAAGAGCGAATTCATCTCGCTGCTCAGTACTCATTTATCGGCGCTCCCGCCGGAGGAGCGCCATGAATTAATGGAGGACTATGAAGCTCATTTTGCTTTCGGCCTTCAGAATGGAAAGACCGAGGAAGAAATCGTCCGCGAACTGGGCGATCCGGTTGAACTGGCCCAGGAAGCCCTGGGCAACCGTTCGGCTCCACAGCACCCCTTATACTGGTTTGGAGAACCGCCACAGGGACAGACCGACGCAATTCCTACCGGAGATCGCGGCACCCGCTACCGGAAAGCTGCTCCAGCAGTTTATGCCGGGTTGTTCTTTCTTAACCTGGTCATGATGCCTTTGCTGGCATCTCTATGGGCAGCAGCCCTAGCCCTTGCACTGGGGGCCGTTGGCGGTATTGTG
This window harbors:
- a CDS encoding PadR family transcriptional regulator, with protein sequence MDISIQFKKGALEICVLVLIHEKDRYGYELAQSVSEHIEVAEGALYPLLRRLVNEGHCTTYLQESSEGPPRKYYKLTPQGEIHMKKLVIEWKRFVSNVSNLIERGNDL
- a CDS encoding DUF1700 domain-containing protein, with the protein product MTKSEFISLLSTHLSALPPEERHELMEDYEAHFAFGLQNGKTEEEIVRELGDPVELAQEALGNRSAPQHPLYWFGEPPQGQTDAIPTGDRGTRYRKAAPAVYAGLFFLNLVMMPLLASLWAAALALALGAVGGIVSPAALLLEYAFNGALLPAKAFAALTLVGIGIFLAISTRHAYSGILKLSASYWAWNVRVAKGVKINE